One stretch of Hemitrygon akajei chromosome 18, sHemAka1.3, whole genome shotgun sequence DNA includes these proteins:
- the LOC140741407 gene encoding LOW QUALITY PROTEIN: zinc finger protein Aiolos-like (The sequence of the model RefSeq protein was modified relative to this genomic sequence to represent the inferred CDS: deleted 1 base in 1 codon), which yields MGLSTLESEEIQPQSLKAEMGSERALVLDRLASNVAKRKSSMPQKFIGEKQFCLGYPDLHYPPHFVYDKDGDMMQTRFMDQTINHAISYLGAESLRPLVQTPPAPTSEMVSVISSLYPLPLTRADAPNGHAREAAAAAAESGGPHAKAKSSERGTSPSNSCQDSTDTESNHEERHGQAYLPHQVIGARFRNGLAAAKEGPKPFELVKGAAGPGREALKVVGSEGEPVRVYKCDHCRVLYLDYVMFTIHMGCHGFRDPFECNVCGYRSQDRYEFSSHIARGEHGFCRK from the exons AGAGCGAGGAGATTCAGCCGCAGAGCCTGAAGGCAGAGATGGGATCGGAGCGAGCTCTGGTGCTGGACAGACTCGCCAGCAACGTGGCCAAGAGGAAGAGTTCCATGCCCCAGAAGTTCATCG GTGAGAAGCAGTTTTGCCTGGGCTACCCGGACCTGCATTACCCCCCCCACTTCGTC TACGACAAGGACGGAGACATGATGCAGACCCGCTTCATGGACCAGACCATCAACCACGCCATCTCCTACCTGGGGGCCGAGTCGCTGCGGCCCCTGGTGCAGACGCCCCCGGCTCCCACCTCCGAGATGGTGTCCGTCATCAGCAGCCTCTACCCGCTGCCCCTCACCCGGGCCGACGCCCCGAACGGCCACGCCCGGGAGGCCGCGGCCGCGGCGGCGGAGAGCGGCGGCCCCCACGCCAAGGCCAAGTCGTCGGAGAGGGGGACCTCCCCCAGCAACAGCTGCCAGGACTCGACGGACACGGAGAGCAACCACGAGGAGCGCCACGGCCAGGCCTACCTGCCGCACCAGGTGATCGGGGCCCGCTTCCGGAACGGCCTGGCCGCCGCCAAGGAGGGCCCGAAGCCCTTCGAGCTGGTCAAGGGCGCCGCGGGGCCGGGCCGCGAGGCGCTGAAGGTGGTCGGCAGCGAGGGGGAGCCGGTCAGGGTGTACAAGTGCGACCACTGCCGCGTGCTCTACCTGGATTATGTCATGTTCACCATCCACATGGGCTGCCACGGGTTCCGCGACCCCTTCGAGTGCAACGTCTGCGGCTACCGCAGCCAGGACAGATACGAGTTCTCCTCGCACATAGCCAGGGGGGAGCACGGCTTCTGCAGGAAGTGa